Proteins encoded together in one Coffea arabica cultivar ET-39 chromosome 2c, Coffea Arabica ET-39 HiFi, whole genome shotgun sequence window:
- the LOC113724176 gene encoding uncharacterized protein isoform X3, whose amino-acid sequence MYVYILRLNLSWLQNMDKTWMQKNRQSKEYWDGLQKFLDYAFQNSSINGMILCLCKECKYGVCITKENVELHLKVYGFVKGYTHWAAHGEFVYSSAPKPTSHDISHGVRDELDDMHGLVHDAMGIPEQDYTRIDGIEYKSQLPNVEAEKFYNLIDNSNKELYSGCKRFSKLSFMIQLLHLKCLGKLSNKIFDMLLDLLKEAFPDAMDGLPKFYYEAEKLMKELGLGYDKYDACPNDCTLYWGVDARRKHCETCKESRWVKSENDPTGEGRKIPHKVLWHFPLKHRLQRLFMSSKIAGHMRWHAEGRTKDSNMRHPVDSPSWQTFDFHHPEFSQDSRNVRLGLASDGFNLFKNMSSTHSTWPVILMPYNLPPWMCMKQPNFMLSLLIPGPFAPGNNIDIYLKPLIAELKELWDVGVNTYDASRQENFQLRAALLWTISDFPGYAILFGWSTKGKLACPVCHKYTCSQHLQNWGKYCYMGHRRYLEMNHPFRKDAKSFNGAVEYGKPPGRLMGSTILDELASYSIKLGKTVSDNPELPFNWKKLSIFFDLPYWKDNMIRHNLDVMHIEKNICEIIVATLLNLEKTKDNKKSRLDLRDIGIRSELHPIEKGNGRSVLPPACFTMKKKEKEIFCKVLKGIKVPDGYAANISRCVKVKPPKISELKSHDYHILMQQLLPIALCRTLSKAVRSPLIKLSRYFRKLCFKVLDLADLVHLGKEIGIILCQLERIFPPSFFNVMVHLAVHLVSEAKIGGPAHYRWMYPIQRYLGTLKSYVRNRSRPESCIAEGYLAEECLNFCSLYLADYVETKFNRTSRNDDVGNTSSEGFDVFSSSCRPLGKGTPTNFSNEILRKAHQYVLFNCDHIKPYVDQHHKMVEEQNPCAGKHVIERIHCENFADWFSDHEWQGLKDRRLLEIHLLINTRI is encoded by the exons atgtatgtgtatattTTAAGGTTAAATTTGTCATGGTTACAGAATATGGATAAAACTTGGATGCAAAAGAATAGACAAAGCAAAGAATATTGGGATGGTTTGCAAAAATTCTTAGATTATGCATTCCAGAATTCAAGTATAAATGGGATGATATTATGTCTATGTAAAGAATGTAAGTATGGTGTATGTATTACCAAGGAGAATGTAGAACTTCATTTGAAAGTTTATGGTTTTGTTAAAGGATATACCCATTGGGCAGCTCATGGAGAATTTGTTTATTCTAGTGCACCAAAACCTACTTCCCATGATATCTCACATGGGGTACGGGATGAACTTGATGACATGCATGGTTTGGTTcatgatgcaatgggaattccTGAACAAGATTATACAAGGATAGATGGAATTGAATACAAAAGCCAATTGCCCAATGTAGAAGCTGAAAAGTTTTACAATCTAATTGATAATTCTAACAAAGAGCTTTACTCTGGATGTAAAAGATTCTCAAAACTTTCCTTTATGATTCAGTTGCTTCACCTCAAATGCCTTGGTAAACTCAGCAACAAAATTTTTGATATGTTACTTGATTTGTTGAAAGAAGCCTTTCCAGATGCGATGGATGGTTTGCCTAAGTTTTATTATGAAGCTGAAAAGTTAATGAAGGAATTAGGACTTGGGTACGATAAATATGATGCATGTCCGAATGACTGCACTTTGTATTGGGGGGTAGATGCAAGAAGAAAGCATTGTGAAACATGTAAAGAATCTAGATGGGTTAAATCTGAAAATGATCCGACTGGTGAGGGAAGAAAAATACCGCATAAGGTTTTATGGCATTTTCCCCTAAAACATAGGTTACAACGCCTATTTATGTCCTCCAAAATTGCAGGCCATATGAGATGGCATGCAGAAGGTCGTACTAAGGATAGTAACATGAGGCACCCTGTTGATTCTCCATCTTGGCAAACATTTGACTTTCATCATCCAGAATTTTCTCAAGATTCTCGTAATGTGAGGTTGGGCCTAGCATCAGATGGATTTAACCTATTCAAAAATATGAGTTCAACTCATAGCACTTGGCCGGTAATATTGATGCCATATAATTTGCCGCCATGGATGTGTATGAAACAACCGAACTTTATGTTATCATTGTTGATACCCGGTCCATTTGCACCAGGAAATAATATTGATATATATTTAAAACCTCTCATAGCAGAATTAAAGGAATTGTGGGATGTTGGAGTGAATACATATGATGCATCAAGACAAGAAAACTTTCAACTTCGTGCAGCACTTTTATGGACCATTAGTGACTTTCCAGGTTATGCAATCCTCTTCGGATGGAGCACTAAAGGAAAACTTGCATGTCCTGTATGCCATAAATACACATGTTCACAGCATCTGCAAAATTGGGGAAAATATTGCTATATGGGGCATCGAAGGTACTTGGAAATGAACCATCCATTTCGCAAAGATGCTAAATCTTTCAATGGAGCTGTAGAGTATGGAAAACCACCAGGAAGGTTAATGGGGTCTACAATTTTAGATGAGTTAGCTAGTTATAGTATTAAACTTGGGAAGACAGTTAGTGACAATCCAGAATTGCCatttaattggaaaaaattaAGCATTTTCTTTGATTTGCCCTATTGGAAAGACAATATGATACGTCATAATCTTGACGTTATGCATATTGAGAAGAACATCTGTGAGATCATTGTGGCTACATTGTTGAATCTGGAAAAAACCAAAGATAATAAAAAGTCACGTCTTGACCTTCGTGATATAGGTATAAGATCAGAATTGCATCCCATTGAGAAGGGAAATGGTAGGAGTGTTCTGCCTCCAGCTTGCTTTACaatgaaaaagaaggaaaaggagatattttgcaaagtTTTGAAAGGGATAAAAGTTCCAGATGGCTACGCAGCAAATATTTCTAGATGTGTTAAAGTAAAGCCACCAAAAATTTCTGAATTAAAAAGTCATGATTACCATATTTTGATGCAACAGCTTCTCCCAATAGCTCTGTGCAGGACTTTATCAAAAGCAGTTCGCTCTCCTTTGATCAAATTGAGCAGGTATTTTCGCAAGTTGTGCTTCAAAGTTTTGGATCTAGCAGATTTAGTTCATTTGGGAAAAGAGATTGGAATCATACTTTGTCAATTAgaaaggatttttccaccatccTTTTTTAATGTGATGGTACATCTAGCTGTTCATTTGGTTAGCGAAGCAAAAATAGGAGGGCCTGCCCATTATCGGTGGATGTATCCTATACAAAG GTATTTAGGAACTTTGAAATCCTACGTCCGAAATAGAAGTCGACCAGAAAGCTGCATTGCTGAAGGGTATTTAGCTGAGGAATGTTTGAATTTTTGTTCCTTATACCTAGCTGATTATGTTGAAACGAAGTTTAATCGGACAAGTAGAAATGATGATGTGGGCAACACCTCAAGTGAAGGCTTTGATGTATTTTCCAGTTCATGTCGTCCATTAGGAAAAGGAACtccaacaaatttcagcaatgaaattttgagaaaagcacATCAATATGTGCTATTTAACTGCGACCACATCAAGCCATATGTTGA CCAACACCATAAAATGGTGGAGGAGCAAAATCCATGTGCTGGAAAACATGTCATTGAGCGTATTCATTGTGAGAACTTTGCAGATTGGTTTTCGGACCAT GAATGGCAAGGACTAAAAGATAGAAGATTACTGGAAATACACTTGTTGATCAACACGAGGATATAG
- the LOC113724176 gene encoding uncharacterized protein isoform X1: MYVYILRLNLSWLQNMDKTWMQKNRQSKEYWDGLQKFLDYAFQNSSINGMILCLCKECKYGVCITKENVELHLKVYGFVKGYTHWAAHGEFVYSSAPKPTSHDISHGVRDELDDMHGLVHDAMGIPEQDYTRIDGIEYKSQLPNVEAEKFYNLIDNSNKELYSGCKRFSKLSFMIQLLHLKCLGKLSNKIFDMLLDLLKEAFPDAMDGLPKFYYEAEKLMKELGLGYDKYDACPNDCTLYWGVDARRKHCETCKESRWVKSENDPTGEGRKIPHKVLWHFPLKHRLQRLFMSSKIAGHMRWHAEGRTKDSNMRHPVDSPSWQTFDFHHPEFSQDSRNVRLGLASDGFNLFKNMSSTHSTWPVILMPYNLPPWMCMKQPNFMLSLLIPGPFAPGNNIDIYLKPLIAELKELWDVGVNTYDASRQENFQLRAALLWTISDFPGYAILFGWSTKGKLACPVCHKYTCSQHLQNWGKYCYMGHRRYLEMNHPFRKDAKSFNGAVEYGKPPGRLMGSTILDELASYSIKLGKTVSDNPELPFNWKKLSIFFDLPYWKDNMIRHNLDVMHIEKNICEIIVATLLNLEKTKDNKKSRLDLRDIGIRSELHPIEKGNGRSVLPPACFTMKKKEKEIFCKVLKGIKVPDGYAANISRCVKVKPPKISELKSHDYHILMQQLLPIALCRTLSKAVRSPLIKLSRYFRKLCFKVLDLADLVHLGKEIGIILCQLERIFPPSFFNVMVHLAVHLVSEAKIGGPAHYRWMYPIQRYLGTLKSYVRNRSRPESCIAEGYLAEECLNFCSLYLADYVETKFNRTSRNDDVGNTSSEGFDVFSSSCRPLGKGTPTNFSNEILRKAHQYVLFNCDHIKPYVDQHHKMVEEQNPCAGKHVIERIHCENFADWFSDHVKQIQVADGVDISKDLKLLARGPNNIGRTYQKILVNGFCFHTRQLESQRKTQNSGILINATTSSFSSTKDNNPILSDLAYYGILTNILELNYTEGRNVTLFECDWISKGKRLKQDEDGFTLANFKNVKPHPEPFVIATQVSQVFYVEDPLAEGWSVVVATSPRNEFMMDPVCDIEMYLQSTITSTTQMDNENEDIRWVREDDGDEILH; the protein is encoded by the exons atgtatgtgtatattTTAAGGTTAAATTTGTCATGGTTACAGAATATGGATAAAACTTGGATGCAAAAGAATAGACAAAGCAAAGAATATTGGGATGGTTTGCAAAAATTCTTAGATTATGCATTCCAGAATTCAAGTATAAATGGGATGATATTATGTCTATGTAAAGAATGTAAGTATGGTGTATGTATTACCAAGGAGAATGTAGAACTTCATTTGAAAGTTTATGGTTTTGTTAAAGGATATACCCATTGGGCAGCTCATGGAGAATTTGTTTATTCTAGTGCACCAAAACCTACTTCCCATGATATCTCACATGGGGTACGGGATGAACTTGATGACATGCATGGTTTGGTTcatgatgcaatgggaattccTGAACAAGATTATACAAGGATAGATGGAATTGAATACAAAAGCCAATTGCCCAATGTAGAAGCTGAAAAGTTTTACAATCTAATTGATAATTCTAACAAAGAGCTTTACTCTGGATGTAAAAGATTCTCAAAACTTTCCTTTATGATTCAGTTGCTTCACCTCAAATGCCTTGGTAAACTCAGCAACAAAATTTTTGATATGTTACTTGATTTGTTGAAAGAAGCCTTTCCAGATGCGATGGATGGTTTGCCTAAGTTTTATTATGAAGCTGAAAAGTTAATGAAGGAATTAGGACTTGGGTACGATAAATATGATGCATGTCCGAATGACTGCACTTTGTATTGGGGGGTAGATGCAAGAAGAAAGCATTGTGAAACATGTAAAGAATCTAGATGGGTTAAATCTGAAAATGATCCGACTGGTGAGGGAAGAAAAATACCGCATAAGGTTTTATGGCATTTTCCCCTAAAACATAGGTTACAACGCCTATTTATGTCCTCCAAAATTGCAGGCCATATGAGATGGCATGCAGAAGGTCGTACTAAGGATAGTAACATGAGGCACCCTGTTGATTCTCCATCTTGGCAAACATTTGACTTTCATCATCCAGAATTTTCTCAAGATTCTCGTAATGTGAGGTTGGGCCTAGCATCAGATGGATTTAACCTATTCAAAAATATGAGTTCAACTCATAGCACTTGGCCGGTAATATTGATGCCATATAATTTGCCGCCATGGATGTGTATGAAACAACCGAACTTTATGTTATCATTGTTGATACCCGGTCCATTTGCACCAGGAAATAATATTGATATATATTTAAAACCTCTCATAGCAGAATTAAAGGAATTGTGGGATGTTGGAGTGAATACATATGATGCATCAAGACAAGAAAACTTTCAACTTCGTGCAGCACTTTTATGGACCATTAGTGACTTTCCAGGTTATGCAATCCTCTTCGGATGGAGCACTAAAGGAAAACTTGCATGTCCTGTATGCCATAAATACACATGTTCACAGCATCTGCAAAATTGGGGAAAATATTGCTATATGGGGCATCGAAGGTACTTGGAAATGAACCATCCATTTCGCAAAGATGCTAAATCTTTCAATGGAGCTGTAGAGTATGGAAAACCACCAGGAAGGTTAATGGGGTCTACAATTTTAGATGAGTTAGCTAGTTATAGTATTAAACTTGGGAAGACAGTTAGTGACAATCCAGAATTGCCatttaattggaaaaaattaAGCATTTTCTTTGATTTGCCCTATTGGAAAGACAATATGATACGTCATAATCTTGACGTTATGCATATTGAGAAGAACATCTGTGAGATCATTGTGGCTACATTGTTGAATCTGGAAAAAACCAAAGATAATAAAAAGTCACGTCTTGACCTTCGTGATATAGGTATAAGATCAGAATTGCATCCCATTGAGAAGGGAAATGGTAGGAGTGTTCTGCCTCCAGCTTGCTTTACaatgaaaaagaaggaaaaggagatattttgcaaagtTTTGAAAGGGATAAAAGTTCCAGATGGCTACGCAGCAAATATTTCTAGATGTGTTAAAGTAAAGCCACCAAAAATTTCTGAATTAAAAAGTCATGATTACCATATTTTGATGCAACAGCTTCTCCCAATAGCTCTGTGCAGGACTTTATCAAAAGCAGTTCGCTCTCCTTTGATCAAATTGAGCAGGTATTTTCGCAAGTTGTGCTTCAAAGTTTTGGATCTAGCAGATTTAGTTCATTTGGGAAAAGAGATTGGAATCATACTTTGTCAATTAgaaaggatttttccaccatccTTTTTTAATGTGATGGTACATCTAGCTGTTCATTTGGTTAGCGAAGCAAAAATAGGAGGGCCTGCCCATTATCGGTGGATGTATCCTATACAAAG GTATTTAGGAACTTTGAAATCCTACGTCCGAAATAGAAGTCGACCAGAAAGCTGCATTGCTGAAGGGTATTTAGCTGAGGAATGTTTGAATTTTTGTTCCTTATACCTAGCTGATTATGTTGAAACGAAGTTTAATCGGACAAGTAGAAATGATGATGTGGGCAACACCTCAAGTGAAGGCTTTGATGTATTTTCCAGTTCATGTCGTCCATTAGGAAAAGGAACtccaacaaatttcagcaatgaaattttgagaaaagcacATCAATATGTGCTATTTAACTGCGACCACATCAAGCCATATGTTGA CCAACACCATAAAATGGTGGAGGAGCAAAATCCATGTGCTGGAAAACATGTCATTGAGCGTATTCATTGTGAGAACTTTGCAGATTGGTTTTCGGACCAT GTTAAGCAGATTCAAGTGGCTGATGGTGTTGACATCTCCAAAGATTTGAAACTTTTGGCTAGGGGTCCAAATAATATCGGGAGAACATATCAAAAGATTCTTGTCAATGGCTTTTGCTTCCATACAAGACAATTAGAATCTCAAAGGAAAACTCAGAATAGTGGGATTCTTATCAATGCAACAACATCAAGCTTTTCGAGTACTAAAGATAATAATCCAATTTTAAGTGACTTGGCTTACTATGGTATTTTGACGAATATCCTTGAGTTAAATTACACTGAAGGCCGAAATGTCACCTTATTTGAATGTGATTGGATATCAAAAGGCAAAAGATTAAAGCAAGATGAGGATGGATTCACATTGGCCAACTTCAAGAATGTAAAGCCTCACCCTGAGCCATTTGTGATAGCAACCCAAGTTTCACaagttttttatgttgaagaCCCTTTAGCTGAAGGCTGGAGTGTTGTTGTTGCTACATCTCCTAGGAATGAGTTTATGATGGACCCCGTATGTGATATTGAGATGTATTTGCAGAGCACAATTACCTCAACAACTCAAATGGACAATGAGAATGAAGACATTCGATGGGTTCGAGAAGATGATGGAGATGAAATACTCCACTAG
- the LOC113724176 gene encoding uncharacterized protein isoform X2, protein MDKTWMQKNRQSKEYWDGLQKFLDYAFQNSSINGMILCLCKECKYGVCITKENVELHLKVYGFVKGYTHWAAHGEFVYSSAPKPTSHDISHGVRDELDDMHGLVHDAMGIPEQDYTRIDGIEYKSQLPNVEAEKFYNLIDNSNKELYSGCKRFSKLSFMIQLLHLKCLGKLSNKIFDMLLDLLKEAFPDAMDGLPKFYYEAEKLMKELGLGYDKYDACPNDCTLYWGVDARRKHCETCKESRWVKSENDPTGEGRKIPHKVLWHFPLKHRLQRLFMSSKIAGHMRWHAEGRTKDSNMRHPVDSPSWQTFDFHHPEFSQDSRNVRLGLASDGFNLFKNMSSTHSTWPVILMPYNLPPWMCMKQPNFMLSLLIPGPFAPGNNIDIYLKPLIAELKELWDVGVNTYDASRQENFQLRAALLWTISDFPGYAILFGWSTKGKLACPVCHKYTCSQHLQNWGKYCYMGHRRYLEMNHPFRKDAKSFNGAVEYGKPPGRLMGSTILDELASYSIKLGKTVSDNPELPFNWKKLSIFFDLPYWKDNMIRHNLDVMHIEKNICEIIVATLLNLEKTKDNKKSRLDLRDIGIRSELHPIEKGNGRSVLPPACFTMKKKEKEIFCKVLKGIKVPDGYAANISRCVKVKPPKISELKSHDYHILMQQLLPIALCRTLSKAVRSPLIKLSRYFRKLCFKVLDLADLVHLGKEIGIILCQLERIFPPSFFNVMVHLAVHLVSEAKIGGPAHYRWMYPIQRYLGTLKSYVRNRSRPESCIAEGYLAEECLNFCSLYLADYVETKFNRTSRNDDVGNTSSEGFDVFSSSCRPLGKGTPTNFSNEILRKAHQYVLFNCDHIKPYVDQHHKMVEEQNPCAGKHVIERIHCENFADWFSDHVKQIQVADGVDISKDLKLLARGPNNIGRTYQKILVNGFCFHTRQLESQRKTQNSGILINATTSSFSSTKDNNPILSDLAYYGILTNILELNYTEGRNVTLFECDWISKGKRLKQDEDGFTLANFKNVKPHPEPFVIATQVSQVFYVEDPLAEGWSVVVATSPRNEFMMDPVCDIEMYLQSTITSTTQMDNENEDIRWVREDDGDEILH, encoded by the exons ATGGATAAAACTTGGATGCAAAAGAATAGACAAAGCAAAGAATATTGGGATGGTTTGCAAAAATTCTTAGATTATGCATTCCAGAATTCAAGTATAAATGGGATGATATTATGTCTATGTAAAGAATGTAAGTATGGTGTATGTATTACCAAGGAGAATGTAGAACTTCATTTGAAAGTTTATGGTTTTGTTAAAGGATATACCCATTGGGCAGCTCATGGAGAATTTGTTTATTCTAGTGCACCAAAACCTACTTCCCATGATATCTCACATGGGGTACGGGATGAACTTGATGACATGCATGGTTTGGTTcatgatgcaatgggaattccTGAACAAGATTATACAAGGATAGATGGAATTGAATACAAAAGCCAATTGCCCAATGTAGAAGCTGAAAAGTTTTACAATCTAATTGATAATTCTAACAAAGAGCTTTACTCTGGATGTAAAAGATTCTCAAAACTTTCCTTTATGATTCAGTTGCTTCACCTCAAATGCCTTGGTAAACTCAGCAACAAAATTTTTGATATGTTACTTGATTTGTTGAAAGAAGCCTTTCCAGATGCGATGGATGGTTTGCCTAAGTTTTATTATGAAGCTGAAAAGTTAATGAAGGAATTAGGACTTGGGTACGATAAATATGATGCATGTCCGAATGACTGCACTTTGTATTGGGGGGTAGATGCAAGAAGAAAGCATTGTGAAACATGTAAAGAATCTAGATGGGTTAAATCTGAAAATGATCCGACTGGTGAGGGAAGAAAAATACCGCATAAGGTTTTATGGCATTTTCCCCTAAAACATAGGTTACAACGCCTATTTATGTCCTCCAAAATTGCAGGCCATATGAGATGGCATGCAGAAGGTCGTACTAAGGATAGTAACATGAGGCACCCTGTTGATTCTCCATCTTGGCAAACATTTGACTTTCATCATCCAGAATTTTCTCAAGATTCTCGTAATGTGAGGTTGGGCCTAGCATCAGATGGATTTAACCTATTCAAAAATATGAGTTCAACTCATAGCACTTGGCCGGTAATATTGATGCCATATAATTTGCCGCCATGGATGTGTATGAAACAACCGAACTTTATGTTATCATTGTTGATACCCGGTCCATTTGCACCAGGAAATAATATTGATATATATTTAAAACCTCTCATAGCAGAATTAAAGGAATTGTGGGATGTTGGAGTGAATACATATGATGCATCAAGACAAGAAAACTTTCAACTTCGTGCAGCACTTTTATGGACCATTAGTGACTTTCCAGGTTATGCAATCCTCTTCGGATGGAGCACTAAAGGAAAACTTGCATGTCCTGTATGCCATAAATACACATGTTCACAGCATCTGCAAAATTGGGGAAAATATTGCTATATGGGGCATCGAAGGTACTTGGAAATGAACCATCCATTTCGCAAAGATGCTAAATCTTTCAATGGAGCTGTAGAGTATGGAAAACCACCAGGAAGGTTAATGGGGTCTACAATTTTAGATGAGTTAGCTAGTTATAGTATTAAACTTGGGAAGACAGTTAGTGACAATCCAGAATTGCCatttaattggaaaaaattaAGCATTTTCTTTGATTTGCCCTATTGGAAAGACAATATGATACGTCATAATCTTGACGTTATGCATATTGAGAAGAACATCTGTGAGATCATTGTGGCTACATTGTTGAATCTGGAAAAAACCAAAGATAATAAAAAGTCACGTCTTGACCTTCGTGATATAGGTATAAGATCAGAATTGCATCCCATTGAGAAGGGAAATGGTAGGAGTGTTCTGCCTCCAGCTTGCTTTACaatgaaaaagaaggaaaaggagatattttgcaaagtTTTGAAAGGGATAAAAGTTCCAGATGGCTACGCAGCAAATATTTCTAGATGTGTTAAAGTAAAGCCACCAAAAATTTCTGAATTAAAAAGTCATGATTACCATATTTTGATGCAACAGCTTCTCCCAATAGCTCTGTGCAGGACTTTATCAAAAGCAGTTCGCTCTCCTTTGATCAAATTGAGCAGGTATTTTCGCAAGTTGTGCTTCAAAGTTTTGGATCTAGCAGATTTAGTTCATTTGGGAAAAGAGATTGGAATCATACTTTGTCAATTAgaaaggatttttccaccatccTTTTTTAATGTGATGGTACATCTAGCTGTTCATTTGGTTAGCGAAGCAAAAATAGGAGGGCCTGCCCATTATCGGTGGATGTATCCTATACAAAG GTATTTAGGAACTTTGAAATCCTACGTCCGAAATAGAAGTCGACCAGAAAGCTGCATTGCTGAAGGGTATTTAGCTGAGGAATGTTTGAATTTTTGTTCCTTATACCTAGCTGATTATGTTGAAACGAAGTTTAATCGGACAAGTAGAAATGATGATGTGGGCAACACCTCAAGTGAAGGCTTTGATGTATTTTCCAGTTCATGTCGTCCATTAGGAAAAGGAACtccaacaaatttcagcaatgaaattttgagaaaagcacATCAATATGTGCTATTTAACTGCGACCACATCAAGCCATATGTTGA CCAACACCATAAAATGGTGGAGGAGCAAAATCCATGTGCTGGAAAACATGTCATTGAGCGTATTCATTGTGAGAACTTTGCAGATTGGTTTTCGGACCAT GTTAAGCAGATTCAAGTGGCTGATGGTGTTGACATCTCCAAAGATTTGAAACTTTTGGCTAGGGGTCCAAATAATATCGGGAGAACATATCAAAAGATTCTTGTCAATGGCTTTTGCTTCCATACAAGACAATTAGAATCTCAAAGGAAAACTCAGAATAGTGGGATTCTTATCAATGCAACAACATCAAGCTTTTCGAGTACTAAAGATAATAATCCAATTTTAAGTGACTTGGCTTACTATGGTATTTTGACGAATATCCTTGAGTTAAATTACACTGAAGGCCGAAATGTCACCTTATTTGAATGTGATTGGATATCAAAAGGCAAAAGATTAAAGCAAGATGAGGATGGATTCACATTGGCCAACTTCAAGAATGTAAAGCCTCACCCTGAGCCATTTGTGATAGCAACCCAAGTTTCACaagttttttatgttgaagaCCCTTTAGCTGAAGGCTGGAGTGTTGTTGTTGCTACATCTCCTAGGAATGAGTTTATGATGGACCCCGTATGTGATATTGAGATGTATTTGCAGAGCACAATTACCTCAACAACTCAAATGGACAATGAGAATGAAGACATTCGATGGGTTCGAGAAGATGATGGAGATGAAATACTCCACTAG
- the LOC113724177 gene encoding uncharacterized protein codes for MVIDEENADENSQRKTRGPTYMTEIWDKPSSCHRYKVRFDKDGEPVGKNKSKFTEFLGIIARNGKYAPLDVTDWREMTNDKKQDMLVLVKNTSEKNKMSRAKKTMNHKTGKKSYAQILKKLMKKLGHLPSRVDMFEHCYTDSNGNPGNDDVAATLQALKEKVSQLPPSSNDDVGRNDAFAQVFGEDNNGRVRMYGLGVTPSDKWGNVPSRNTCQRIVMEQKGSNF; via the exons ATGGTTATAGATGAAGAAAATGCAGATGAAAATTCACAAAGAAAAACTAGAGGGCCAACATATATGACAGAAATATGGGATAAACCTAGTAGTTGTCATCGATACAAAGTTAGATTTGATAAGGATGGTGAGCCTGTTGGCAAGAACAAGTCCAAATTTACTGAGTTCTTAGGAATAATAGCAAGAAATGGAAAGTACGCTCCTCTAGACGTGACAGATTGGCGTGAAATGACAAATGATAAGAAACAAGACATGCTTGTACTGGTGAAG AATACCAGCGAGAAGAATAAGATGAGTCGGGCTAAGAAAACAATGAATCATAAGACAGGAAAGAAATCGTACGCTCAAATTCTAAAGAAATTG ATGAAAAAATTAGGTCATCTCCCATCACGAGTTGATATGTTCGAACACTGTTATACTGACTCAAACGGAAACCCGGGAAATGATGACGTTGCAGCTACATTA CAAGCTTTGAAGGAAAAAGTTAGCCAACTTCCCCCTAGTTCTAATGATGATGTTGGTCGTAATGATGCATTTGCCCAAGTATTTGGGGAAGATAACAATGGGCGTGTGCGCATGTATGGTCTAGGTGTGACACCATCAGACAAATGGGGTAACGTACCTAGTCGCAACACTTGTCAGCGTATCGTTATGGAGCAAAAAGGCAGCAATTTCTAA